In a genomic window of Macaca nemestrina isolate mMacNem1 chromosome 18, mMacNem.hap1, whole genome shotgun sequence:
- the LOC105488859 gene encoding zinc finger protein 778 isoform X6 — protein sequence MLENYENLASVGRDLFKPSVICWLEEEEELRAEQRGVLQEWRLKTKGPALRQDRSWFRTSNETQTQARSHNGGQLCDRTQCGEAFSEHSGLSTHVRTQNTGDSCVSNHYEKDFFIPCQKTWFKIGEQCSVLDQCGKAFSPTPNVVYQQTCTRDKPLDCSDCGEAVLNQSYLQARVGTHSGEGTWNWKQCGKALTHSTGCATPVEMHAVRNPHVCRECGKAFRHTAYLTSHMRVHTGEKPCELEECGKASPVASGLTALVRTDAAEKPCECNECGKTFTGCSGLSKHVQTCPGKQLSEWRDCGKACSGFYLLNEHVKTRMREKPFACMVCGKYFRNSSCLNNHVRIHTGIKPYTCSYCGKAFTVRCGLTRHVRTHTGEKPYTCKDCGKAFCTSSGLTEHVRTHTGEKPYECKDCGKSFTVSSSLTEHARIHTGEKPYECKQCGKAFTGRSGLTKHTRTHTGEKPYECKDCGKAYNRVYLLNEHVKTHTEEKPFICMICGKSFRNSSCLNKHIQIHTGIKPYECKDCGKTFTVSSSLTEHIRTHTGEKPYECRVCGKAFTTSSHLVVHIRTHTGEKPYICKECGKAFASSSHLIEHRRTHTGEKPYVCNECGKAFRASSHLRKHGRIHTGQKPYKCKECGKAYSRFYLLKEHLKTYTEEQLFVCKDCGKSFKNSSCLNHHAQIHTDEKLY from the exons aatggCGACTTAAAACCAAAGGGCCAGCACTTCGGCAGGATAGATCTTGGTTCAGAACATCAAATGAGACACAAACG CAGGCAAGAAGCCACAATGGAGGGCAGCTCTGTGACCGCACGCAGTGTGGAGAAGCTTTCAGTGAACACTCAGGCCTCAGCACGCACGTGAGAACTCAAAATACAGGAGACAGTTGTGTGTCTAATCATTATGAAAAAGACTTTTTTATTCCATGCCAGAAAACTTGGTTCAAAATTGGAGAGCAGTGTTCTGTGTTGGATCAGTGTGGAAAAGCCTTTAGCCCTACTCCAAATGTTGTTTACCAACAAACATGCACTCGGGACAAACCTCTTGACTGCAGTGACTGTGGGGAAGCAGTCCTTAATCAGTCATACCTTCAGGCACGTGTGGGAACTCACAGTGGAGAAGGAACATGGAACTGGAAGCAGTGTGGGAAGGCTCTCACTCACTCCACAGGCTGTGCCACGCCTGTTGAAATGCATGCTGTCAGGAACCCCCACGTATGTAGggaatgtgggaaggcctttagACACACTGCTTACCTTACTAGTCACATGCGAGTccacactggggagaagccctGTGAGTTGgaagaatgtggaaaagcctcCCCTGTTGCTTCCGGCCTAACTGCACTTGTAAGAACTGATGCTGCAGAGAAGCCCTGTGAATGTAACGAATGTGGAAAAACCTTCACTGGATGCTCAGGTCTTTCTAAACACGTCCAAACATGCCCTGGAAAGCAGCTCTCTGAATGGAGGGACTGTGGGAAAGCCTGCAGTGGGTTTTATCTACTGAATGAACATGTGAAAACTCGCATGAGGGAGAAGCCCTTTGCATGTATGGTTTGcggaaaatattttagaaattcctCCTGCCTTAATAATCATGTTCGAATTCACACTGGAATAAAACCCTATACATGTAGCTACTGTGGGAAGGCCTTCACCGTGCGCTGTGGCCTTACTAGACACGTACGAACACACACGGGCGAGAAGCCATACACGTGTAAGGACTGTGGGAAAGCCTTCTGTACGTCCTCAGGCCTTACCGAGCACGtaaggactcacactggagagaaaccctatgaatgtaaagaTTGTGGGAAATCCTTCACTGTTTCTTCAAGCCTGACTGAACATGCGAGAatccatactggagagaaaccctacgaatgtaagcaatgtggcaaagccttcacGGGGCGCTCAGGGCTCACTAAACACACGCGGACACACACCGGGGAGAagccctatgaatgtaaggaCTGCGGGAAAGCCTACAATAGGGTTTATCTACTAAATGAACATGTGAAAACTCACACAGAGGAGAAGCCTTTTATATGTATGATATGCGGGAAATCCTTCAGAAATTCCTCATGCCTGAATAAGCACATTCAGATTCACACTGGAATAAAACCTTATGAATGTAAGGACTGTGGGAAAACGTTCACTGTTTCTTCGAGCCTAACTGAGCACATacgaactcacactggagagaagccttatgAATGTAGAGTATGCGGAAAGGCCTTCACCACGTCCTCACACCTTGTTGTGCACATAAGAacccacactggagagaaaccctacataTGTAAggagtgtgggaaagcctttgCTTCCTCCTCACACCTTATCGAACACAGACGGActcacacaggagagaagccTTATGTATGTAACGAGTGTGGAAAAGCCTTCCGTGCCTCCTCTCACCTGCGTAAACATGGAAGAATCCACACTGggcagaaaccctataaatgCAAGGAATGCGGGAAAGCGTACAGTAGGTTTTATCTactaaaagaacatttaaaaacttaCACTGAAGAGCAGCTTTTTGTATGTAAGGACTGtggaaaatcttttaaaaattcctcatgCCTTAACCATCACGCTCAAATTCACACTGATGAGAAACTTTACTAA
- the LOC105488859 gene encoding zinc finger protein 778 isoform X5 has translation MDFTGPVSERPLQRCDAGKLREPGLRRDLFKPSVICWLEEEEELRAEQRGVLQEWRLKTKGPALRQDRSWFRTSNETQTQARSHNGGQLCDRTQCGEAFSEHSGLSTHVRTQNTGDSCVSNHYEKDFFIPCQKTWFKIGEQCSVLDQCGKAFSPTPNVVYQQTCTRDKPLDCSDCGEAVLNQSYLQARVGTHSGEGTWNWKQCGKALTHSTGCATPVEMHAVRNPHVCRECGKAFRHTAYLTSHMRVHTGEKPCELEECGKASPVASGLTALVRTDAAEKPCECNECGKTFTGCSGLSKHVQTCPGKQLSEWRDCGKACSGFYLLNEHVKTRMREKPFACMVCGKYFRNSSCLNNHVRIHTGIKPYTCSYCGKAFTVRCGLTRHVRTHTGEKPYTCKDCGKAFCTSSGLTEHVRTHTGEKPYECKDCGKSFTVSSSLTEHARIHTGEKPYECKQCGKAFTGRSGLTKHTRTHTGEKPYECKDCGKAYNRVYLLNEHVKTHTEEKPFICMICGKSFRNSSCLNKHIQIHTGIKPYECKDCGKTFTVSSSLTEHIRTHTGEKPYECRVCGKAFTTSSHLVVHIRTHTGEKPYICKECGKAFASSSHLIEHRRTHTGEKPYVCNECGKAFRASSHLRKHGRIHTGQKPYKCKECGKAYSRFYLLKEHLKTYTEEQLFVCKDCGKSFKNSSCLNHHAQIHTDEKLY, from the exons aatggCGACTTAAAACCAAAGGGCCAGCACTTCGGCAGGATAGATCTTGGTTCAGAACATCAAATGAGACACAAACG CAGGCAAGAAGCCACAATGGAGGGCAGCTCTGTGACCGCACGCAGTGTGGAGAAGCTTTCAGTGAACACTCAGGCCTCAGCACGCACGTGAGAACTCAAAATACAGGAGACAGTTGTGTGTCTAATCATTATGAAAAAGACTTTTTTATTCCATGCCAGAAAACTTGGTTCAAAATTGGAGAGCAGTGTTCTGTGTTGGATCAGTGTGGAAAAGCCTTTAGCCCTACTCCAAATGTTGTTTACCAACAAACATGCACTCGGGACAAACCTCTTGACTGCAGTGACTGTGGGGAAGCAGTCCTTAATCAGTCATACCTTCAGGCACGTGTGGGAACTCACAGTGGAGAAGGAACATGGAACTGGAAGCAGTGTGGGAAGGCTCTCACTCACTCCACAGGCTGTGCCACGCCTGTTGAAATGCATGCTGTCAGGAACCCCCACGTATGTAGggaatgtgggaaggcctttagACACACTGCTTACCTTACTAGTCACATGCGAGTccacactggggagaagccctGTGAGTTGgaagaatgtggaaaagcctcCCCTGTTGCTTCCGGCCTAACTGCACTTGTAAGAACTGATGCTGCAGAGAAGCCCTGTGAATGTAACGAATGTGGAAAAACCTTCACTGGATGCTCAGGTCTTTCTAAACACGTCCAAACATGCCCTGGAAAGCAGCTCTCTGAATGGAGGGACTGTGGGAAAGCCTGCAGTGGGTTTTATCTACTGAATGAACATGTGAAAACTCGCATGAGGGAGAAGCCCTTTGCATGTATGGTTTGcggaaaatattttagaaattcctCCTGCCTTAATAATCATGTTCGAATTCACACTGGAATAAAACCCTATACATGTAGCTACTGTGGGAAGGCCTTCACCGTGCGCTGTGGCCTTACTAGACACGTACGAACACACACGGGCGAGAAGCCATACACGTGTAAGGACTGTGGGAAAGCCTTCTGTACGTCCTCAGGCCTTACCGAGCACGtaaggactcacactggagagaaaccctatgaatgtaaagaTTGTGGGAAATCCTTCACTGTTTCTTCAAGCCTGACTGAACATGCGAGAatccatactggagagaaaccctacgaatgtaagcaatgtggcaaagccttcacGGGGCGCTCAGGGCTCACTAAACACACGCGGACACACACCGGGGAGAagccctatgaatgtaaggaCTGCGGGAAAGCCTACAATAGGGTTTATCTACTAAATGAACATGTGAAAACTCACACAGAGGAGAAGCCTTTTATATGTATGATATGCGGGAAATCCTTCAGAAATTCCTCATGCCTGAATAAGCACATTCAGATTCACACTGGAATAAAACCTTATGAATGTAAGGACTGTGGGAAAACGTTCACTGTTTCTTCGAGCCTAACTGAGCACATacgaactcacactggagagaagccttatgAATGTAGAGTATGCGGAAAGGCCTTCACCACGTCCTCACACCTTGTTGTGCACATAAGAacccacactggagagaaaccctacataTGTAAggagtgtgggaaagcctttgCTTCCTCCTCACACCTTATCGAACACAGACGGActcacacaggagagaagccTTATGTATGTAACGAGTGTGGAAAAGCCTTCCGTGCCTCCTCTCACCTGCGTAAACATGGAAGAATCCACACTGggcagaaaccctataaatgCAAGGAATGCGGGAAAGCGTACAGTAGGTTTTATCTactaaaagaacatttaaaaacttaCACTGAAGAGCAGCTTTTTGTATGTAAGGACTGtggaaaatcttttaaaaattcctcatgCCTTAACCATCACGCTCAAATTCACACTGATGAGAAACTTTACTAA
- the LOC105488859 gene encoding zinc finger protein 778 isoform X7, translated as MDFTGPVSERPLQRCDAGKLREPGLKWRLKTKGPALRQDRSWFRTSNETQTQARSHNGGQLCDRTQCGEAFSEHSGLSTHVRTQNTGDSCVSNHYEKDFFIPCQKTWFKIGEQCSVLDQCGKAFSPTPNVVYQQTCTRDKPLDCSDCGEAVLNQSYLQARVGTHSGEGTWNWKQCGKALTHSTGCATPVEMHAVRNPHVCRECGKAFRHTAYLTSHMRVHTGEKPCELEECGKASPVASGLTALVRTDAAEKPCECNECGKTFTGCSGLSKHVQTCPGKQLSEWRDCGKACSGFYLLNEHVKTRMREKPFACMVCGKYFRNSSCLNNHVRIHTGIKPYTCSYCGKAFTVRCGLTRHVRTHTGEKPYTCKDCGKAFCTSSGLTEHVRTHTGEKPYECKDCGKSFTVSSSLTEHARIHTGEKPYECKQCGKAFTGRSGLTKHTRTHTGEKPYECKDCGKAYNRVYLLNEHVKTHTEEKPFICMICGKSFRNSSCLNKHIQIHTGIKPYECKDCGKTFTVSSSLTEHIRTHTGEKPYECRVCGKAFTTSSHLVVHIRTHTGEKPYICKECGKAFASSSHLIEHRRTHTGEKPYVCNECGKAFRASSHLRKHGRIHTGQKPYKCKECGKAYSRFYLLKEHLKTYTEEQLFVCKDCGKSFKNSSCLNHHAQIHTDEKLY; from the exons aatggCGACTTAAAACCAAAGGGCCAGCACTTCGGCAGGATAGATCTTGGTTCAGAACATCAAATGAGACACAAACG CAGGCAAGAAGCCACAATGGAGGGCAGCTCTGTGACCGCACGCAGTGTGGAGAAGCTTTCAGTGAACACTCAGGCCTCAGCACGCACGTGAGAACTCAAAATACAGGAGACAGTTGTGTGTCTAATCATTATGAAAAAGACTTTTTTATTCCATGCCAGAAAACTTGGTTCAAAATTGGAGAGCAGTGTTCTGTGTTGGATCAGTGTGGAAAAGCCTTTAGCCCTACTCCAAATGTTGTTTACCAACAAACATGCACTCGGGACAAACCTCTTGACTGCAGTGACTGTGGGGAAGCAGTCCTTAATCAGTCATACCTTCAGGCACGTGTGGGAACTCACAGTGGAGAAGGAACATGGAACTGGAAGCAGTGTGGGAAGGCTCTCACTCACTCCACAGGCTGTGCCACGCCTGTTGAAATGCATGCTGTCAGGAACCCCCACGTATGTAGggaatgtgggaaggcctttagACACACTGCTTACCTTACTAGTCACATGCGAGTccacactggggagaagccctGTGAGTTGgaagaatgtggaaaagcctcCCCTGTTGCTTCCGGCCTAACTGCACTTGTAAGAACTGATGCTGCAGAGAAGCCCTGTGAATGTAACGAATGTGGAAAAACCTTCACTGGATGCTCAGGTCTTTCTAAACACGTCCAAACATGCCCTGGAAAGCAGCTCTCTGAATGGAGGGACTGTGGGAAAGCCTGCAGTGGGTTTTATCTACTGAATGAACATGTGAAAACTCGCATGAGGGAGAAGCCCTTTGCATGTATGGTTTGcggaaaatattttagaaattcctCCTGCCTTAATAATCATGTTCGAATTCACACTGGAATAAAACCCTATACATGTAGCTACTGTGGGAAGGCCTTCACCGTGCGCTGTGGCCTTACTAGACACGTACGAACACACACGGGCGAGAAGCCATACACGTGTAAGGACTGTGGGAAAGCCTTCTGTACGTCCTCAGGCCTTACCGAGCACGtaaggactcacactggagagaaaccctatgaatgtaaagaTTGTGGGAAATCCTTCACTGTTTCTTCAAGCCTGACTGAACATGCGAGAatccatactggagagaaaccctacgaatgtaagcaatgtggcaaagccttcacGGGGCGCTCAGGGCTCACTAAACACACGCGGACACACACCGGGGAGAagccctatgaatgtaaggaCTGCGGGAAAGCCTACAATAGGGTTTATCTACTAAATGAACATGTGAAAACTCACACAGAGGAGAAGCCTTTTATATGTATGATATGCGGGAAATCCTTCAGAAATTCCTCATGCCTGAATAAGCACATTCAGATTCACACTGGAATAAAACCTTATGAATGTAAGGACTGTGGGAAAACGTTCACTGTTTCTTCGAGCCTAACTGAGCACATacgaactcacactggagagaagccttatgAATGTAGAGTATGCGGAAAGGCCTTCACCACGTCCTCACACCTTGTTGTGCACATAAGAacccacactggagagaaaccctacataTGTAAggagtgtgggaaagcctttgCTTCCTCCTCACACCTTATCGAACACAGACGGActcacacaggagagaagccTTATGTATGTAACGAGTGTGGAAAAGCCTTCCGTGCCTCCTCTCACCTGCGTAAACATGGAAGAATCCACACTGggcagaaaccctataaatgCAAGGAATGCGGGAAAGCGTACAGTAGGTTTTATCTactaaaagaacatttaaaaacttaCACTGAAGAGCAGCTTTTTGTATGTAAGGACTGtggaaaatcttttaaaaattcctcatgCCTTAACCATCACGCTCAAATTCACACTGATGAGAAACTTTACTAA